A region from the Hypericibacter adhaerens genome encodes:
- a CDS encoding methyltransferase domain-containing protein — protein MSDEQTGYIGLNRFDQVDATGEAEKYIAFLDRVDGLPEVIARRRRSFELLAVGPGMFAAEIGCGTGTAARELAALVHPGGHVYGFDISGEFITLARARAFAASAKVEFQTADALALPLANASLDIYRAERVFMHLKRPEAALAEAFRVLRPGGRILVMDQDWDTALFEGELQATRLVTRAFADSMVNGMVARRMRSLLLQSGFKEVDVQAEAVVVTDGGTYGWVADTVGKAALASPLDPAIVEAWVADQRRRIAEGRFLYASTHFITTARRP, from the coding sequence GTGAGCGATGAGCAGACCGGCTATATCGGCCTGAACCGCTTCGACCAGGTCGACGCGACCGGCGAAGCGGAGAAATACATCGCCTTCCTCGACCGCGTGGACGGCCTGCCCGAGGTCATCGCGCGCCGGCGGCGTTCCTTCGAGCTGCTGGCCGTGGGACCGGGCATGTTCGCCGCCGAGATCGGCTGCGGCACCGGCACGGCGGCCCGCGAGCTGGCCGCCCTGGTGCATCCCGGCGGCCATGTCTACGGCTTCGACATCAGCGGCGAGTTCATCACGCTCGCGCGGGCCCGCGCCTTCGCCGCCAGCGCGAAGGTGGAATTCCAGACCGCCGACGCCCTCGCCTTGCCGCTGGCCAACGCCTCGCTCGACATCTATCGGGCGGAGCGGGTCTTCATGCATCTCAAGCGCCCGGAAGCCGCCCTGGCCGAGGCGTTCCGGGTGCTGCGGCCGGGCGGCCGCATCCTGGTCATGGACCAGGATTGGGACACGGCCCTGTTCGAGGGCGAGCTGCAGGCGACCCGCCTGGTGACGCGCGCCTTCGCCGATTCCATGGTCAACGGCATGGTCGCCCGGCGCATGCGCAGCCTGCTGCTGCAGTCGGGCTTCAAGGAGGTCGATGTCCAGGCCGAAGCCGTCGTGGTGACGGACGGCGGCACCTATGGCTGGGTCGCGGACACGGTGGGCAAGGCCGCGCTCGCGAGCCCGCTGGACCCGGCCATCGTCGAGGCCTGGGTGGCCGACCAGCGGCGGCGCATCGCCGAAGGCCGTTTCCTCTACGCCTCCACCCACTTCATCACGACGGCGCGGCGGCCTTGA
- a CDS encoding ATP-binding protein, with amino-acid sequence MNAANGQDIEERTVASIDRFALRVVPVTPVTRCAAVYDRFSADVDLIAIPVVEEGTPVGLVYRVEFEHRLAHAYGRALYEKKPIAALMDREPLVVERGIAVEALGHLIASDRPSALLRGFIITDAGRYLALGTALSLLQASLVRSEQRSQELEQAYAAAESANRTKSGFLANMSHELRTPLNAIIGFAECMQDEVMGPLPERYRSYAEDILTSGNHLLGMVNDLLDMAKIEAGRYELRESRIRVADTIDSSIRIMHETAARHGVSVKTENGLGEGLRLKADERAFRQMLLNLLSNAIKFTAAGGAVHIRASDATKGDLLVEVEDNGIGMSDEHQQIALTPFGQVSVNLDRRYEGTGLGLPLVKSLIELHGGRLEIESALGRGTRVGLCFPAHRVERATGDPRKTLPAAE; translated from the coding sequence ATGAACGCAGCGAACGGCCAGGACATCGAGGAGCGGACGGTGGCCAGCATCGATCGGTTCGCCTTGCGAGTGGTGCCGGTCACGCCGGTGACCCGCTGCGCCGCCGTCTATGACCGTTTCTCCGCCGATGTCGACCTGATCGCGATCCCGGTCGTCGAAGAGGGGACGCCGGTCGGGCTGGTCTATCGCGTCGAGTTCGAGCATCGTCTCGCCCATGCCTATGGACGCGCGCTCTACGAAAAGAAGCCGATCGCGGCCTTGATGGATCGCGAGCCGCTGGTGGTGGAGCGCGGCATCGCGGTCGAGGCCCTCGGGCATCTCATCGCCTCCGACCGGCCGAGCGCGCTGCTGCGCGGCTTCATCATCACCGATGCCGGGCGCTATCTGGCGCTGGGCACGGCGCTCTCGCTGCTGCAGGCCTCGCTGGTGCGCTCCGAACAGCGTTCGCAGGAGCTGGAACAGGCCTATGCCGCCGCGGAATCCGCGAACCGCACCAAGTCGGGCTTCCTCGCCAATATGAGCCACGAGCTGCGCACGCCGCTCAACGCCATCATCGGCTTCGCCGAATGCATGCAGGACGAGGTGATGGGGCCGCTGCCGGAGCGCTACCGGAGCTATGCCGAGGACATCCTCACCAGCGGCAATCATCTCCTGGGCATGGTCAACGACCTCCTCGACATGGCGAAGATCGAGGCGGGACGCTACGAGCTGCGCGAAAGCCGGATCCGCGTCGCCGACACCATCGACAGCTCCATCCGGATCATGCACGAGACCGCCGCGCGCCATGGCGTGTCGGTGAAGACCGAGAACGGCCTCGGCGAGGGATTGCGCCTCAAGGCCGACGAGCGCGCGTTCCGCCAGATGCTGCTCAACCTTCTCTCCAACGCGATCAAGTTCACCGCCGCCGGCGGGGCGGTCCATATCCGCGCCAGCGATGCGACCAAGGGCGATCTCCTGGTCGAGGTCGAGGATAACGGCATCGGCATGTCGGACGAGCATCAGCAGATCGCCTTGACGCCCTTCGGGCAGGTCTCGGTCAATCTGGACCGGCGCTACGAGGGCACGGGACTGGGGCTGCCGCTGGTGAAATCCCTGATCGAGCTCCATGGCGGGCGGCTCGAGATCGAGAGCGCGCTGGGCCGGGGCACGCGGGTCGGCCTCTGCTTTCCGGCCCATCGCGTCGAGCGCGCGACGGGCGATCCGAGAAAGACCCTGCCGGCCGCCGAGTAA
- a CDS encoding OsmC family protein: protein MTDMTIKLRGIPDTKACVGWAGGHSVVVDRPEGKAGGQGLGFNGGQLLGLALGGCFCNDLYYVAEEMGIALTAVAVDVTVTFEGKPLLATAAALAVSIEAADKNADLDLLLGRAGAVSTVANSVTQGFPVRVSAART from the coding sequence ATGACCGACATGACCATCAAGCTGCGTGGTATTCCCGACACCAAGGCCTGCGTCGGCTGGGCGGGCGGACATTCCGTGGTCGTGGACCGGCCGGAGGGGAAGGCCGGCGGGCAGGGGCTGGGCTTCAATGGCGGCCAGCTCCTCGGGCTTGCGCTCGGCGGATGCTTCTGCAACGACCTCTATTACGTGGCCGAGGAGATGGGCATCGCGCTGACGGCGGTCGCCGTCGATGTGACGGTGACCTTCGAGGGCAAGCCGCTTCTGGCGACGGCCGCAGCACTGGCGGTTTCGATTGAAGCCGCGGACAAGAATGCCGATCTCGACCTGCTTCTCGGACGGGCGGGGGCGGTCTCCACCGTCGCCAATTCGGTCACGCAGGGATTTCCGGTCCGCGTCTCGGCGGCCCGGACCTGA
- a CDS encoding adenylate/guanylate cyclase domain-containing protein: MSPDTKRRRLAAILAADIAGYARMMRADEEGTHRRLQAMQKHVVGPAIALHQGRLIRTMGDGMLIEFASAVVAVRCATTILSEAAVRNREQPRDRRFDYRMGIDLGEVTAEEDDVFGECLDIAGRLERLAEPGSLLISGAVHEQARGRLAYEFQDMGFRELKDFGPVQAYRVDAGQSPGTTEAAEPESLTLPDNPSIAVLPFVNLGSEPDQDHFADGLTEDIITGLSRVSQLFVIAHSSMLTYRDKLPDVQRIGRELGIGYLLEGSVRRAGHRLRISCQLIEVATRNHIWAERYDRPLADFFELQDEITRSVVASIKTQVILKEGQAAERRPVSDLGLWDLLKRAWRRLYDATPESLAEAETLTRQAIREDPSCAVAYWILSDAILHQALVGTPEGLPAAALQAQELARHAISLDENDENAHSALGIACLNLGLHDEAVAACRRALEINPNCTVAMGLLGSSLIYSGQPDEGIGYSELAIRASPRDPNNFFRYSDIAGGHFAAGRYPAAIDNAQRAIRLKPGYFEGYVVAAAAQALLGDLKAASQTAGEARRQIPDLTIAGAAATYMFRDPADLDRLKRGLRLAGVPE; the protein is encoded by the coding sequence GTGTCCCCCGACACGAAACGAAGGCGGCTGGCCGCGATCCTCGCGGCCGACATTGCAGGCTATGCGCGGATGATGCGCGCCGACGAGGAGGGCACGCATCGCCGGCTGCAGGCGATGCAGAAGCACGTCGTCGGTCCGGCGATCGCGCTGCATCAGGGCCGGCTGATCCGCACCATGGGCGACGGGATGCTCATCGAGTTCGCCAGCGCCGTCGTCGCGGTCCGTTGCGCCACCACGATCCTGAGCGAAGCGGCGGTCCGCAACCGGGAGCAGCCGCGCGACCGGCGGTTCGACTACCGGATGGGCATCGATCTGGGCGAGGTCACCGCCGAGGAGGACGACGTCTTCGGCGAATGCCTCGATATCGCCGGCCGGCTCGAGCGGCTGGCGGAGCCGGGCAGCCTGCTGATCTCGGGCGCGGTCCATGAGCAGGCGCGCGGCCGCCTGGCCTACGAGTTCCAGGATATGGGGTTCCGCGAGCTGAAGGATTTCGGGCCGGTGCAGGCTTACCGGGTCGATGCCGGGCAGAGCCCCGGCACGACCGAGGCGGCCGAGCCCGAAAGCCTGACGCTGCCCGACAACCCCTCCATCGCTGTGCTGCCCTTCGTCAATCTCGGCAGCGAGCCCGACCAGGATCATTTCGCGGACGGCCTGACCGAGGACATCATCACCGGCTTGTCGCGCGTCAGCCAGCTCTTCGTCATCGCCCACAGCTCGATGCTCACCTACCGGGACAAGCTGCCGGACGTGCAGCGGATCGGGCGCGAGCTGGGCATCGGCTATCTGCTCGAGGGCAGCGTGCGGCGGGCCGGCCATCGTCTGCGCATCTCCTGCCAGCTGATCGAGGTGGCGACGCGCAACCACATCTGGGCCGAGCGCTATGACCGGCCGCTGGCCGATTTCTTCGAGCTGCAGGACGAGATCACGCGCAGCGTGGTGGCCTCGATCAAGACCCAGGTCATCCTCAAGGAGGGCCAGGCGGCCGAACGCAGGCCGGTGTCCGATCTCGGCCTCTGGGACCTGCTCAAGCGGGCCTGGCGGCGGCTCTACGACGCGACGCCCGAATCCCTGGCCGAGGCCGAGACCCTCACCCGCCAGGCGATCCGCGAGGATCCCTCCTGCGCCGTGGCCTATTGGATCCTGTCGGACGCGATCCTGCATCAGGCGCTGGTGGGCACGCCGGAAGGGTTGCCGGCCGCGGCTCTGCAGGCACAGGAGCTGGCGCGCCACGCGATCTCGCTCGACGAGAACGACGAGAACGCCCATTCGGCCCTCGGCATCGCCTGCCTCAATCTGGGGCTCCATGACGAAGCCGTCGCCGCCTGCCGGCGCGCGCTGGAGATCAATCCCAACTGCACCGTGGCCATGGGCCTGCTCGGTTCCAGCCTGATCTATTCGGGGCAGCCGGACGAAGGGATCGGCTATTCCGAGCTGGCGATCCGGGCGAGCCCGCGCGATCCGAACAATTTCTTCCGCTACAGCGATATCGCCGGCGGCCATTTCGCGGCCGGGCGCTACCCCGCCGCGATCGACAACGCCCAGCGCGCCATCCGCCTGAAGCCCGGTTATTTCGAAGGCTATGTCGTTGCCGCGGCCGCCCAGGCGCTGCTGGGCGACCTCAAGGCCGCCAGCCAGACCGCCGGGGAGGCGCGGCGCCAGATTCCCGATCTCACCATCGCCGGCGCCGCCGCCACCTACATGTTCCGCGATCCGGCCGACCTCGACCGGCTGAAACGGGGCCTGCGGCTGGCGGGCGTGCCGGAATAG
- a CDS encoding XdhC family protein codes for MKQAEDILELVSAYKARGTPFALATVVRTVAATAAKAGAKAIITSDGRMAGGWIGGGCARAAVLAAAREALADGKPRLVSIQPKDILDAQGLQAGEIREGVAFAKNMCPSHGTMDVFVEPLLPRAGVVVLGASPVAVAIADLARRVGFAVTAAAPRAELEAFSDLDGRIDGFGVPARGQGSRFLVVATQGRGDLAALKAALSTDADYVAFVGSRAKAASLREQLLEEGLEPGRIDRLRAPAGLDLGAIGPEEIALSVVAEIVEVRRRGQHAAPAIKAAAPS; via the coding sequence ATGAAGCAGGCCGAGGACATCCTGGAGCTGGTTTCCGCCTACAAGGCGCGGGGAACGCCCTTCGCGCTCGCGACCGTGGTGCGCACCGTGGCGGCGACCGCGGCCAAGGCCGGCGCCAAGGCGATCATCACCTCCGATGGGCGCATGGCCGGCGGCTGGATCGGTGGCGGCTGCGCCCGGGCGGCGGTGCTGGCGGCGGCGCGCGAGGCGCTGGCCGACGGCAAGCCGCGGCTGGTCTCGATCCAGCCCAAGGACATCCTCGACGCCCAGGGCCTGCAGGCCGGTGAGATCCGCGAGGGCGTCGCCTTCGCCAAGAACATGTGCCCCAGCCACGGCACCATGGATGTCTTCGTCGAGCCGCTGCTGCCGCGCGCGGGCGTGGTGGTGCTGGGCGCGTCGCCCGTGGCGGTGGCGATCGCCGATCTGGCGCGGCGCGTCGGCTTCGCGGTCACGGCCGCGGCACCGCGCGCCGAACTCGAGGCCTTCAGCGATCTCGATGGCCGCATCGACGGCTTCGGCGTGCCGGCGAGGGGCCAGGGTTCGCGCTTCCTCGTGGTGGCGACCCAGGGCCGCGGCGACCTGGCGGCGCTCAAGGCCGCGCTCTCGACCGACGCCGACTATGTCGCCTTCGTCGGCAGCCGGGCCAAGGCCGCCTCCCTGCGCGAGCAGCTTCTGGAAGAGGGGCTGGAGCCGGGACGTATCGACCGGCTGCGGGCGCCGGCCGGGCTCGATCTGGGCGCGATCGGGCCCGAGGAAATCGCGCTGTCGGTGGTGGCCGAGATCGTCGAGGTGCGCCGGCGCGGCCAGCATGCCGCGCCCGCGATCAAGGCCGCCGCGCCGTCGTGA